GGTCGACGTCCTCGTCTCCTACCTCCCGGTGGGCTCGGAGGAGGCCGACAAGTTCTACGCCCAGTGCGCCATCGACGCCGGCGTCGGCTTCGTCAACGCGTTGCCCGTCTTCATCGCCTCCGACCCCGAGTGGGCCAAGAAGTTCGAGGACGCCGGCGTCCCGATCGTCGGCGACGACATCAAGAGCCAGGTCGGCGCCACCATCACCCACCGCGTGATGGCCAAGCTGTTCGAGGACCGCGGCGTCGCGCTGGACCGCACGTACCAGCTCAACGTCGGCGGCAACATGGACTTCAAGAACATGCTCGAGCGCGAGCGCCTGGAGTCGAAGAAGGTCTCCAAGACCCAGGCCGTGACGTCCAACCTCACCGGCGAGCTGGCCGACAAGATCGACAGCAAGAACGTCCACATCGGCCCGTCCGACTACGTCGCGTGGCTCGACGACCGCAAGTGGGCCTACGTCCGCCTCGAGGGTCGCGCGTTCGGCGACGTCCCGCTCAACCTCGAGTACAAGCTCGAGGTCTGGGACTCCCCGAACTCGGCCGGCATCATCATCGACGCCGTGCGCGCCGCGAAGATCGCCAAGGACCGCGGTATCGGTGGCCCGATCATCCCGGCCTCGACCTACCTGATGAAGTCCCCGCCGGTGCAGATGCCCGACGACGTCGGTCGCGCCGAGCTCGAGAAGTTCATCCGGGGCGAGTGACCCCCGGCTGACGCCCCCGCGGCGCTCAGCCACAGAGAACTGCGGCCGTACGACGACCCGGATCCGTCCGGAGTGGTCGTGCGGCCGCAGTTCTTCGTGCATCACCCGGCTCCATCACCCGGCCGGACGTCTCGCCCCGTGGCGTCGGGCGAGGGCTTCGCGGCCGGCCTCGGTCCAGCAGGACTCGCGGTAGAGCGTGGTCCACGCGCGGATCCGCTGCGGCTCGTGTGGGCGCCCGAGGACGGCGTCGGCCTCGCGCAGGATGCTCGCCGGTCGACGGAGCACGTCCTCGTCGGTGTACGCCTTGAGCACCCAGTCCGCCCCGCTGACCCGTCGGTCCCGCCGACGGTCCTTGCGTTGCTGGCGCCGGTCGGCGTGGACCGCGCCGTCGTAGTCGACCAGGGTCCTGGTGCCGACCAGCCACAGGTCGCCGCGCGCCACGAACCCGCCCTGCTCGTCGCGCACCGTGCGCTGGGTCTCCACCTCGATGCCGCACACCACGTGCAGCACCCTCAGCAGGGTCTCCATGACCGAGTCGGCCTCGGGATCGGCCAGCGCCACGGCGTCCCGCAACCGTCCCACGCCCCTGCGGTGGTGGCGACACACCAGGTGCAGCTCGAGGAGCTCGATGTCCTTGGCGCGCAGCGCACTGTCCACGAGCACCACCAGGTCGAGCAGGCTGAGCAGAGGCGCGCAGCTCAGCAGGGTCTCCGCCGCGGTGGTCAGCCGCAGTCCGTCCCGGACGTCGTGCGGGGGCACCAGCCGATGACGGGTGACCCGGAGGGCTCCGGGGCGGACGGGCGCCGTCACGCCGTAGGGCATCGCCACGCACACCGGCAGTCGCTCGGGCAGGGGAGGCAGGTCCCAGCCGCGCCGGTCGGCGGCGGTCAGGGCCGAGAAGGCGGCCTCGTCCGGGAGGAGCGCCTGCCAGGCGAGCAGGTCCGCGCCCGCGGGGTCGGCCACGTCAGCGCGACGGTGCAGCCCCCGGCTGACGCGTACCCACTCCCGACCGCGGCGGCAGCCGACCGTCACCACCGCGCCGTCCTGGTCCCCTGCCTGCGCCACCGGCCGACCGTGCCGTGTCCGGCCGGGTCGGCGCACCCGGCCCGTCCCCGGCCTGTGGAGGACGGCCGCGTGCCACGACCTGTGGACGGATCCTGACCCGGACCCCAGGGGGGAGACCCGGAGGACCGGGCCGAGCCGGGACGCGGAGAACTGCGGCCGTACGACGACCCGGATCCGTCCGGAGTGGTCGTGCGGCCGCAGTTCTTCGTGCATCCACCGGACCGGGGGGCGAGCCCGGGGTCGGGCCCCGCACGTACGCTCGCCGGCGTGACCGCACGCACCCCCCTCGTGGTCGGCTTCGACCTCGACCTCACGCTGATCGACACCGCGTCCGGGTTCCGGCAGGTGCTGCGAGCCCTGGGCGACGAGCTGGGCGTGGACTTCCCGGTCGAGGAGATGACCTCCCGGCTGGGCCCGCCGCTCGACCACCTGCTGGCGCCCCACCTGCCCGCCGAGCAGGTCGGCCCGGCCGGCGACCGGTTCCGCGAGCTCTACCCCGATCACGCCATCACCACGGTCCCGGCGTTGGCCGGCGCCCACGAGGCGTTCGCGGCCGTGCGGGAGCGCGGCGGCCGGGTACTCGTGGTGACCGGCAAGTACACCCCCAACGCCCGGCTGCACCTCGACCACCTCGGCCTCGAGGCCGACCACCTCGAGGGCTGGGTGTGGGGCGTGGGCAAGGCCGACGTGCTGCGCCGCGAGGGCGCCCTGGCCTACGTCGGCGACCACGTCCACGACGTCGAGGGAGCCCGGGCGGCCGGGGTGCTGAGCGTGTCGGTGCTGACCGGCGGGTGCACCC
Above is a genomic segment from Nocardioides okcheonensis containing:
- a CDS encoding inositol-3-phosphate synthase, which encodes MGSVRVGIVGVGNCATSLVQGVEYYKDADPSGTVPGLMHVVFGDYHVKDVEFVVAFDVDDKKVGKDLSEAINASENNTIKIADVPTLGVEVKRGPTLDGLGKYYRQTIEESAAEPVDVVQALKDAEVDVLVSYLPVGSEEADKFYAQCAIDAGVGFVNALPVFIASDPEWAKKFEDAGVPIVGDDIKSQVGATITHRVMAKLFEDRGVALDRTYQLNVGGNMDFKNMLERERLESKKVSKTQAVTSNLTGELADKIDSKNVHIGPSDYVAWLDDRKWAYVRLEGRAFGDVPLNLEYKLEVWDSPNSAGIIIDAVRAAKIAKDRGIGGPIIPASTYLMKSPPVQMPDDVGRAELEKFIRGE
- a CDS encoding HAD family hydrolase, coding for MTARTPLVVGFDLDLTLIDTASGFRQVLRALGDELGVDFPVEEMTSRLGPPLDHLLAPHLPAEQVGPAGDRFRELYPDHAITTVPALAGAHEAFAAVRERGGRVLVVTGKYTPNARLHLDHLGLEADHLEGWVWGVGKADVLRREGALAYVGDHVHDVEGARAAGVLSVSVLTGGCTREELVAAGTDVVLDDLTQFPAWLDGQLTERRA